From the genome of Plectropomus leopardus isolate mb chromosome 13, YSFRI_Pleo_2.0, whole genome shotgun sequence, one region includes:
- the lig3 gene encoding LOW QUALITY PROTEIN: DNA ligase 3 (The sequence of the model RefSeq protein was modified relative to this genomic sequence to represent the inferred CDS: deleted 1 base in 1 codon): protein MHRRLILLAHKTVCVGLQPLGRRVKCQQLCKVCRAFPVSSCFKHLPPTLHAFSFSRQIHHFSLVFRLLQNDSPELSSHQCLSSELDMAEQRFLVEYAKRGTAGCKKCKDKIAKGIVRIGKIVPNPFSESAGEMKEWYHVKCIFEKLERARATTKKIEDITDLEGWEELEDEDKELINKHVSDLMAKVNASPKKKVQAKMNASAQLLAPPADPSVNAPRKFSGFTAAKAGSSSSPGPSSASAGVSQGSPLSSKLCDPQHKDCLFREFRKLCAMVAEHNSYNTKTQIIEKFLKKGSGGDKFHGDLYLTLKLLLPGVVKSVYNLNDKQIVKLFSRIFRCDQEAMVRDLEQGDVSETVRMFFEESKSFPAAAKSLLTIQEVDASLTRLAQLTKEDEQQTELEYIAKKCTGNDLKCIIRLIKHDLKMNAGAKHVLDAVDPNAYDAFKASRNLGDVIERVLRNQQDATNGSGPRKLLTVEASLMTPVQPMLAEACKSIEYAMKKCPNGMYSEIKYDGERVQVHKNGDNFSYFSRSLKPVLPHKVAHFKDYIPQAFPGGHSMILDAEVLLIDTKTSKPLPFGTLGVHKKAAFQDANVCLFVFDCIYFNGVSLMERPLSERRKFLHDNMVEVTNRILFSEMKHVTRAGDLADMITRVIREGLEGLVLKDVKGSYEPGKRHWLKVKKDYLNEGAMADTADLVVLGAFYGKGSNGGIMSSFLMGCYDPHSKKWCTVTKCSGGYDDAMLARLQKELDVIKISKDPSKIPGWMKIIKNYYPDFIIRDPQQAPVWESQAQSFPNLKCTPLMASLSAFPV from the exons ATGCACAGACGGCTTATTTTATTAGCTCACAAGACTGTCTGTGTTGGCCTACAGCCTCTTGGAAGACGAGTCAAGTGTCAGCAACTCTGCAAAGTGTGTAGAGCTTTTCCTGTCTCTTCATGCTTTAAACATCTACCTCCAACTCTTCATGCATTCAGTTTTTCCCGGCAAATCCATCATTTCTCCTTAGTATTCAGACTCCTCCAGAACGACTCTCCCGAGCTTTCCTCACATCAGTGTTTGTCCAGCGAGCTAGATATGGCAGAGCAGAGGTTCCTCGTGGAATACGCCAAACGTGGTACAGCAGGATGCAAGAAATGCAAGGACAAAATCGCAAAGGGCATAGTGCGCATAGGGAAGATCGTGCCAAACCCCTTCAGCGAGTCTGCAGGGGAGATGAAAGAATGGTATCACGTGAAGTGtatatttgagaagctggagaGGGCAAGAGCCACTACGAAGAAGATTGAGGACATCACAGATCTGGAGGGCTgggaggagctggaggatgaAGACAAGGAGCTCATTAATAAACATGTTTCAG ACTTGATGGCTAAAGTCAATGCAAGTCCAAAGAAAAAGGTGCAGGCAAAGATGAACGCCAGTGCCCAGCTACTGGCACCGCCGGCTGACCCATCTGTCAATGCTCCACGCAAGTTCTCAGGCTTCACTG CTGCGAAAGCTGGCAGCTCCAGCAGCCCGGGACCATCCTCTGCGTCTGCTGGTGTCAGCCAGGGCAGCCCCCTGTCCTCCAAGCTGTGTGACCCCCAGCACAAGGACTGCCTCTTCAGAGAGTTTCGCAAGCTGTGTGCTATGGTGGCTGAACACAACAGCTACAATACCAAGACACAGATTATTGAAAAGTTCCTCAAGAAGGGCTCAGGTGGAG ATAAATTCCACGGAGATCTTTACCTGACATTAAAGCTGCTCTTGCCAGGAGTTGTAAAAAGTGTCTACAACCTCAATGACAAACAGATCGTAAAACTCTTCAGCCGCATATTCAGATGTGACCAGGAGGCAATGGTGCGCGATCTGGAGCAG ggcgATGTGTCTGAGACTGTGAGGATGTTCTTCGAGGAGAGCAAATCATTTCCTGCGGCTGCCAAGAGCCTCCTAACCATCCAGGAAGTGGACGCCTCACTAACCCGCCTTGCCCAGCTGACCAAGGAGGATGAGCAGCAGACCGAGCTGGAGTATATCGCCAAAAA ATGCACCGGTAACGACCTGAAATGCATCATTCGACTTATTAAGCACGACTTGAAGATGAACGCTGGAGCAAAACATGT CTTGGATGCTGTGGATCCAAATGCTTATGATGCCTTCAAGGCCTCGCGCAATCTTGGTGATGTGATTGAACGGGTGTTGAGGAATCAGCAGGATGCGACTAATGGCTCAGGACCCAGGAAACTCCTCACTGTGGAGGCCTCGCTCATGACCCCCGTTCAGCCCATGTTG GCGGAGGCTTGTAAATCCATCGAGTACGCCATGAAGAAATGCCCCAACGGGATGTACTCAGAGATCAAGTATGATGGAGAACGTGTGCAGGTCCACAAAAACGGAGACAACTTCAGCTACTTCAGCCGCAGCCTCAAGCCAGTCTTACCACACAAG GTTGCCCATTTCAAGGACTACATCCCTCAGGCGTTCCCTGGAGGCCACAGTATGATATTGGATGCTGAAGTCCTTCTAATTGACACAAAGACCAGTAAGCCCCTGCCCTTTGGGACATTGGGTGTTCACAAG AAAGCTGCCTTTCAAGATGCCAACGTGTGCCTTTTTGTTTTCGACTGTATCTACTTCAACGGCGTGAGTCTCATGGAGAg GCCTCTGTCTGAGCGCAGGAAGTTCCTGCACGACAACATGGTTGAAGTCACCAACAGGATCCTGTTCTCAGAGATGAAACACGTCACT agggCTGGAGACCTGGCTGACATGATAACTCGTGTCATCAGAGAGGGACTTGAAGGCCTTGTGCTTAAAGACGTCAAG GGCTCGTATGAACCAGGGAAGCGCCACTGGCTGAAGGTGAAGAAAGACTACTTGAACGAAGGAGCGATGGCAGACACAGCGGACCTGGTGGTGCTAGGGGCCTTTTATGGAAAAGGCTCAAACG GGGGCATCATGTCCAGTTTTCTAATGGGCTGTTATGACCCACACTCCAAGAAATGGTGCACAGTCACCAAGTGCTCCGGAGGCTACGATGACGCCATGTTGGCACGGCTCCAGAAAGAGCTGGATGTGATCAAAATCAGCAAG gACCCAAGCAAAATCCCAGGCTGGATGAAAATCATCAAGAACTATTATCCAGATTTCATTATTCGTGATCCGCAG caAGCACCTGTCTGGGAG TCACAGGCGCAGAGTTTTCCAAATCTGAAATGCACACCGCTGATGGCATCTCTATCCGCTTTCCCCGTATGA